From Burkholderia savannae, a single genomic window includes:
- a CDS encoding heavy metal translocating P-type ATPase has protein sequence MTNLLVPAPSVTTTLFVEGMHCGGCTARVEKALARVPGVTGATVDLDAGTATVDATPAVDAPRLIDALGAAGYRATVATPPAARRDPDTQREGAQAGDGDAIATGTATVTLTVGGMTCGGCARRVEQALRKVRGVTAATADLATARATVGIARDADPRTLVAAVEQAGYRADVVRNAHAEASPTPPACLLDDAAHSPASPTALATDETTATVAPATHGAAAKTFEFDIDGMTCASCAGRVEKALSHLPGVTRATVNLATEKATVDADAHLDAAQLVDAVKRAGYRASPVSSDSAAAFAPQETAASPAPHTTFEFDIDGMTCASCAGRVEKALSHIPGVTRATVNLATEKATVDADAHLDAAQLVDAVKRAGYRASPVSAAPAASAAAAPAAPAAPTRPAPPAAEDRKRAEARRERALVIASALLTAPLALPMFAAPFGIDAALPAWLQLVLASIVQFGFGARFYRAAWHALKARAGNMDLLVALGTSAAYGLSIWLMLRDPGHTAHLYFEASAVIVTLVRFGKWLEARAKRQTTDAIRALNALRPDRARIVERGVERDVPLAQVRIGTVVRVLPGERVPVDGRIEAGITHVDESLITGESLPVPKEPGDRVTAGSINGEGALTVATTAIGAETTLARIIRLVESAQAEKAPIQRLVDRVSAVFVPAIVAIALVTFAGWLVAGAGVETAILNAVAVLVIACPCALGLATPAAIMAGTGVAARHGVLIKDAQALELAQRASIVAFDKTGTLTEGKPTVTAFDAIGVARADALALAAAVQRDSAHPLARAVVAAFDADADARRSPLAAARTDTPRAVAGRGVEAHVDGRLLALGSTRWRDELGIAVPADVARRAAELEAAGNTVSWLMRADAPREALALVAFGDTVKPHARRAIERLAARGIRSALVTGDNRGSAAAVAAALGIDEVHAQVLPDDKARVVAQMKATAGDGVVAMVGDGINDAPALAAADVGIAMTTGTDVAMHTAGVTLMRGDPALVADAVDISRRTYRKIQQNLFWAFVYNLVGIPLAALGWLNPMIAGAAMAFSSVSVVTNALLLRRWKGDAR, from the coding sequence ATGACAAACCTGCTCGTTCCCGCCCCATCGGTCACGACGACGCTGTTCGTCGAAGGCATGCATTGCGGCGGCTGCACGGCGCGCGTCGAGAAGGCGCTCGCCCGGGTGCCGGGCGTGACCGGCGCGACCGTGGACCTCGACGCCGGCACGGCGACCGTCGACGCGACGCCCGCCGTCGACGCGCCCCGCCTCATCGACGCGCTCGGCGCCGCCGGATACCGCGCGACGGTCGCAACGCCCCCCGCCGCGCGCCGGGACCCGGATACGCAACGCGAAGGCGCGCAAGCAGGCGACGGCGACGCCATCGCGACGGGCACGGCGACCGTGACGCTGACCGTCGGCGGGATGACTTGCGGCGGCTGCGCGCGACGCGTCGAGCAGGCGCTCCGGAAAGTGCGCGGCGTAACGGCCGCGACGGCGGATCTCGCGACGGCGCGCGCGACGGTCGGCATCGCGCGCGACGCCGATCCGCGAACGCTCGTCGCGGCCGTCGAGCAGGCCGGGTATCGCGCCGACGTGGTGCGCAACGCGCATGCGGAGGCTTCGCCGACGCCGCCCGCATGCTTGCTCGACGACGCGGCGCACTCGCCCGCGTCGCCCACGGCGCTCGCAACCGACGAAACGACTGCAACCGTCGCTCCCGCGACGCACGGCGCGGCGGCCAAGACGTTCGAATTCGACATCGACGGCATGACGTGCGCGTCATGCGCCGGCCGCGTCGAAAAAGCGCTGTCGCACCTCCCCGGCGTCACCCGCGCGACGGTCAACCTCGCCACCGAGAAAGCGACGGTCGACGCCGACGCGCATCTCGACGCCGCTCAGCTCGTCGACGCGGTAAAGCGAGCGGGCTATCGCGCATCGCCGGTGAGCAGCGACTCGGCAGCCGCATTCGCACCGCAGGAAACCGCCGCCTCCCCCGCACCGCACACGACGTTCGAATTCGACATCGACGGCATGACGTGCGCGTCATGCGCCGGCCGCGTCGAAAAAGCGCTGTCGCACATTCCCGGCGTCACCCGCGCGACGGTCAACCTCGCCACCGAGAAAGCGACGGTCGACGCCGACGCGCATCTCGACGCCGCTCAGCTCGTCGACGCGGTAAAGCGAGCGGGCTATCGCGCATCGCCGGTGAGCGCCGCGCCCGCGGCCTCCGCCGCAGCCGCACCGGCTGCACCGGCCGCCCCGACCCGCCCCGCGCCGCCCGCCGCCGAAGACCGCAAGCGCGCCGAGGCGCGCCGCGAGCGCGCGCTCGTGATCGCATCCGCCCTGCTGACCGCGCCGCTCGCGCTGCCGATGTTCGCCGCGCCGTTCGGCATCGACGCCGCGCTGCCCGCCTGGCTGCAGCTCGTGCTCGCGTCGATCGTGCAGTTCGGCTTCGGCGCGCGCTTCTACCGCGCCGCGTGGCACGCGCTCAAGGCACGCGCGGGCAACATGGACCTGCTCGTCGCGCTCGGCACGTCGGCCGCGTATGGCCTGAGCATCTGGCTGATGCTGCGCGATCCCGGCCACACCGCGCATCTGTATTTCGAGGCGTCCGCGGTGATCGTCACGCTCGTGCGCTTCGGCAAATGGCTCGAAGCGCGCGCGAAGCGGCAGACCACCGATGCGATCCGCGCGCTCAACGCGCTGCGCCCCGATCGCGCGCGCATCGTCGAGCGCGGCGTCGAGCGCGACGTCCCGCTCGCGCAGGTGCGCATCGGCACCGTCGTGCGCGTGCTGCCGGGCGAGCGCGTGCCTGTCGACGGCCGGATCGAAGCGGGCATCACGCACGTCGACGAATCGCTGATCACCGGCGAGAGCCTGCCCGTGCCGAAGGAGCCGGGCGACCGCGTGACCGCCGGCTCGATCAACGGCGAAGGCGCGCTCACCGTCGCGACGACCGCGATCGGCGCCGAAACGACGCTCGCGCGCATCATCCGCCTCGTCGAATCCGCGCAGGCCGAGAAAGCGCCGATCCAGCGCCTCGTCGATCGCGTGAGCGCGGTGTTCGTGCCCGCGATCGTCGCGATCGCGCTCGTCACGTTCGCCGGCTGGCTCGTCGCGGGCGCGGGCGTCGAGACGGCGATCCTCAACGCGGTCGCGGTGCTCGTGATCGCGTGCCCGTGCGCGCTCGGCCTCGCGACGCCCGCCGCGATCATGGCGGGCACGGGCGTCGCCGCGCGGCACGGCGTGCTGATCAAGGATGCGCAGGCGCTCGAGCTCGCGCAGCGTGCGAGCATCGTCGCATTCGACAAGACGGGCACGCTGACGGAAGGCAAGCCGACCGTCACCGCGTTCGACGCGATCGGCGTTGCGCGCGCCGACGCGCTCGCGCTCGCGGCCGCCGTCCAGCGCGACAGCGCGCATCCGCTCGCCCGCGCAGTCGTCGCCGCGTTCGACGCCGACGCCGACGCGCGCCGCTCGCCTCTCGCCGCCGCGCGTACCGACACGCCGCGCGCGGTCGCGGGGCGCGGCGTCGAGGCGCACGTCGACGGCCGCCTGCTCGCACTCGGCAGCACGCGCTGGCGCGACGAGCTCGGCATCGCCGTGCCCGCCGACGTCGCGCGCCGCGCAGCGGAGCTCGAAGCGGCGGGCAACACGGTGTCGTGGCTGATGCGCGCCGATGCGCCGCGCGAGGCGCTCGCGCTCGTCGCGTTCGGCGACACGGTGAAGCCGCACGCGCGCCGCGCGATCGAACGGCTCGCGGCGCGCGGCATCAGGAGCGCGCTCGTGACGGGCGACAACCGGGGCAGCGCGGCGGCCGTCGCGGCGGCACTCGGCATCGACGAAGTCCACGCGCAAGTGCTGCCGGACGACAAGGCGCGCGTCGTCGCGCAGATGAAGGCGACGGCGGGCGACGGCGTCGTCGCGATGGTCGGCGACGGCATCAACGACGCGCCCGCGCTCGCTGCCGCCGACGTCGGCATCGCGATGACGACGGGCACCGACGTTGCGATGCACACGGCGGGCGTCACGTTGATGCGCGGCGATCCGGCGCTCGTCGCGGATGCGGTCGACATCTCGCGCCGCACGTATCGGAAGATCCAGCAGAACCTGTTCTGGGCGTTCGTCTACAACCTGGTCGGGATTCCGCTCGCGGCGCTCGGCTGGCTGAATCCGATGATCGCCGGCGCGGCGATGGCGTTCTCGAGCGTGAGCGTCGTGACGAACGCGCTGCTGCTGCGGCGCTGGAAAGGCGACGCGCGCTGA
- a CDS encoding DUF4087 domain-containing protein, protein MTLSPTHRNAKHAPAIATTSRSRRAASHLLAVLVLALAGTQYAYAEIRCGWLQNPTPANWWLDDRTGSWTLGTMGSPEAEGMDLIPDMAGKQYVETNGPHGYACACLTVITDKQERRIVKVLKAKQLPLSRCRRDKRLKEPE, encoded by the coding sequence ATGACCTTATCCCCTACCCACCGCAACGCCAAGCACGCGCCGGCGATCGCGACGACCTCGCGATCGCGCCGCGCCGCAAGCCATCTGCTCGCCGTGCTCGTCCTCGCGCTGGCCGGCACTCAATACGCGTACGCCGAAATCCGCTGCGGCTGGCTCCAGAACCCGACGCCCGCGAACTGGTGGCTCGACGACCGCACCGGCTCATGGACGCTCGGCACGATGGGCAGCCCCGAAGCCGAAGGAATGGATTTGATTCCCGACATGGCGGGCAAGCAGTACGTCGAGACCAACGGCCCGCACGGCTATGCATGCGCGTGCCTCACCGTGATCACCGACAAGCAGGAACGCCGGATCGTGAAGGTGCTGAAAGCAAAGCAACTGCCGCTCTCGAGGTGCCGGCGCGACAAGCGGCTCAAGGAGCCGGAATAA
- a CDS encoding GNAT family N-acetyltransferase, with the protein MLQMRPMTQTEFREYRERAARGYARDLIESGQSEPDEADERALACIDTLLPDGLLTDDQVLLTLRESGDGVVLGHLWYGVVTEGPHRTLFIYDLEIEPAFRRQGWATRVLQALEDDARQLRVSEIGLSVFNHNTAALALYSELGFAAATTTFVKSIEPL; encoded by the coding sequence ATGCTCCAGATGCGCCCGATGACCCAGACGGAATTCCGCGAATACCGGGAACGCGCCGCGCGCGGCTATGCGCGGGATCTGATCGAATCCGGCCAGAGCGAGCCCGACGAAGCCGACGAGCGCGCGCTTGCCTGCATCGACACGCTGCTGCCCGACGGGCTCCTCACCGACGACCAGGTGTTGCTCACGCTGCGCGAATCCGGCGACGGCGTCGTGCTCGGCCACCTGTGGTACGGCGTGGTCACGGAAGGGCCGCACCGGACGCTCTTCATCTACGATCTCGAAATCGAGCCCGCCTTTCGCCGCCAGGGCTGGGCGACGCGCGTGCTGCAGGCGCTCGAGGACGATGCGCGGCAATTGCGCGTGAGCGAGATCGGCTTGTCGGTGTTCAATCACAACACGGCCGCGCTCGCGCTGTACAGCGAGCTCGGCTTCGCCGCCGCGACGACGACGTTCGTCAAGTCGATCGAACCGCTTTGA